The genomic interval ACGGGATATGGGATAAAATTCAATATGGTTAGGGGCTTTTATCTTGGTTCTCATGCAGGAATAGGTACTTGCATTTCTATAGAGGAACATAAAATCTCATTGGTTAATGTCGATTGGAACAGCACTTGGAAAAGAAGAGAAACTTATCTAGGTTTTATAGCTTCAGTTTTTATCGGGTATAAATTTTAAAACTTATGAAAAAACATATTATAACAATCACCTTTTTGGTGGCATTATTATGCCATTCGCAAAATCTAGTTCCGAATGGGAATTTTGAAGCAGGTTCTTACGATGGAGGTTCAGAACCAATTGAATTCTATTCAGGAACATATACAGGAAATTGGTGGTCAGATTTAACAAGCTCATCAACCCATCACCGATTCGACAACAGTATGCAAGGAACATGGTATGTCGCAAAGGCCGATAAAACTTATAACGGAAAGCGCAGAGATTCTCCAGATTGGATTGATCCAAATATTTGGTATAATACAGAACATGGCGGAAATTGTACTGAGACAAGATACGTGAGATCCGCCTATCCAACTGAATCTATAATGGTGAAAATGGCAGATGGTCATAAATTAGTAAAAGGTCAAACATATACATTTAAAATTAAAGCAAGAGGAGGAAAAGGAACAGAATTTCCATCCCATCAATTTAGATTGGCTTTTACAGCAGATCCTGAGGGTTTATATTGCCTTAATAAGAAAAAATGGTATGTAAAAGAATTTTACGTTGAGAACTCCTGTGACTGGCATTATTTTGAACATACCTTTACAGTTCCAGATAATGACGACAAAAAGTATGAAGACATGGGGTGGTTAGTACTTAATGTTAATTATTATCGTGATGGGAGTAATGAACCAAATGATTACGGAGCCGTTTTCAATTTTGATGACGTAGTTCTTACTATTGAGCCTAAATGCATTGATACACGGTATATTCAAGACAGGGTATATGCGCAGGGGGAGCATAAGATAGAACAAGCCAATGTTGAAATCAGGGCTGGTGCGCATGTAAGTCCTTATTCTTGGCAGTCTCAGTTTCCTGTGGTATTAAAACCCACATCAATGGTAATATATAGAGCCCCCACTGTGTATTTGGAACCGGGTTTCTTTATTGAGGAAGACGGCAGTTATTTTGAAACACAAGTTGGAACGTGTGTGGAAGATCCGTGTCCAGGTGTTCCAAATTTCACCCCGCCTCCAATTGCTCAATGCACTGGATCATTCACTTTGGGAAATGATTTCCTTGAAACACCAGGCGTGTTTTATGTTTGGGAGCCAGCTAATTATTTTTCAGCACCGTGGAGTCGGGTTACTAATGTAACAAGACCACCTAATGACGATGGTTGTGTGGATGCCAAACTTACGATTTGGACCATTTGTGGTGCTATTCAAGTTCATAATTTTAAACTTCAATTCATTGATGCAGCACCTACGATTGATATAGCGAATGTAACAATGAGTCAAACGGGTATATCAGGATATATAAACTTGCAAAATACTTCTGAGTACACTATCCAAGGGATAAACACCGTAACAGGAGCTATCGTTTTTGAAGATGAATATGAATGGGACTGTCAAAACGGATCACAACACATACCATTTTCTGTGAATCATTGTACGGGGAATCTTTGTCAGAATTTGGAAATTAAAATAACAGCTTCGAATCCTTGTTTTGGAAGTGTATCTGAATCGTTACAATGGCAAGCACCGAACGTTCCTGACTATGATCTACAGGTAAGTAATCTAGTATCAAATGATTTTGAATTTCATTTTGACTGGACAATACCAACTACCTATGAATATGTGAAGGTTCAAGTATGGAACGAAGCTAAAACTGAGAAAATTTGTGAATGGAACTATAATCGATGTTCAAACCCAATTAATTTGAATAATCCATATCATTTTGATATCCGAAATTGTTTAGGGGATGGTTGTTTCTCGCAGTGCGAAAACTATAAAATCCTTTTGGAGACAAAACAATATTGTAATGCATTAGTTTCACATAAAGAAATTTCTTGGAATAAATCAAGTACTACATTTGCAATGCCAGTAAATTATCCCAATATCATTACCGCAAATAATGACGGGGTAAATGATGTCTTATGTTTTGAACCAACTGGGGCTGATTCATATCACATTTATGTTAATAATCGATGGGGAACTCCAGAGTATGAAGATGAAGGATGCGTTGATGAATTGCCAATTTGTGTATGGGTTCCCTCAAGTAATTTAGATGATGCAAATTATTTTTATACCATTCAATTTAGTAACCAATGTGGCTATGCTGATGAACATACTGCAATAATATTGGTAATTATGGGAATACCTCAAAATAATCAACCACAGGAAGCTCAAAATTCAGGATTATCCATAGTTATGGATGAAATTGTTACCGTGCCGAAAGTTAGTAAAGACAATATCAGTTTAAGTTGGAGTGTCAATGCATATCCAAACCCAGCAGAGGATATGGTATTTATTCAATCATCAGAAGAAATAACCAGAATTACTCTTCGTGATGTCTTAGGAAAAGAAATTTTATCAAAAAAAATAAATGATATGAATACTTCTATTTCGATTTCAAATTATGCTTCAGGCTATTATATATTGGATGTAAATAGTCAAGCTGGAGTTAAATCTATCAATCTTATTAAGCGGTAAACAATTCCTTTTCTTTGAGCAATTATTCCAGCGGAACATATTATATTCGTATTTATTCAGGATCTGTTTATGTTGCACGAAAAGTAATAAAATTGTAAGTATGGATTCCAACAAAAAATACGCTTTACTCATCCCAATCATTGTTGGGATGAGTATCTCTTTTGCCTTTACAAAGAAGAAAGTACCAAACCAACCTACAGTACCCGAACCTACAAAATGGGAAAAGATAGCTGGTCATTACAAAGTCTTTGATACAACAGGCATATATTTGTATGAAATGGATTTGGTTCATATACACAATAACACTAACAACAGGGATTCTATCCGATGGGAACATTTCCGATGGGGAATTTACTTTTACCGCACAACAAGTAGAATTTTCTAATATACCAATGTATTTACGAATCGGAGGAGGCGATACCTTGTTCGACACTAATACCAAACGTTGGAAGATTAGTAGCGGAATTAATAATTATTATAACAACTGGTATAATGATACCATTCCATTGCGTTTCACAAAAACCAATATCAATTATTGGATAGAAGACATGATGCCATACTATTCGTGTGATTGCAAACAGATTGCAGTGAAACAGCATTGAAATGTCATTCAGTGGTATTTCTTTCTATTATTCCATTCGATCACTGTATTTTTTACGCAAGTGTTTTGTTTTCAAATCTTCTTCTTTCCAGCGAATATGTTGTCCGAAAGTACCTCTCAAACGCTGCCACTTGGATTGGCGATCTACAATTGAAACAAAATTAGCACGTTTGGCAGAACTCGGATCTATCCTTGGTTCGCTTAAATCTTGTTTCAGCAAAGTATCTTTGATAATTGGCAAAAGATCTACTGGAAGATCAAACTTTTTAATAAACTTTCGCATTCCGTTCAACTGGAAAGGATCGGTGGCAAGTGCAATTTTTTGAAAACCATTTTTCTTGGCAACACGGTAAGAATAATAAATATTTTCTGTTGTATGCTCTGCTCTTGGATCCGTGAAAATATGTTCTTTTGGAATTCCCAATGCTTCACCATACAAAGCCATAACGGCTGCTTCTTCGTATTCTGTATAAACCGAAGAACCTGAATAAATGATATTTTTTGTAACTCCTTTTCGATACAAATACGCTCCCCACTGAACACGCATTTTCATGGTTTCACTCCAATGCTTTCCGTCAAATGGAACTCCAGGAACAATAATCGCATCATACGGGGCTTTTTTGAGTGATTTTTGATTGGTTTTAAGTGGAGATGGAGAAAAAATTCCACAAGCACTTAACACCATGACTAACAGACTCAAGAAACTAAATTTTACTATTCTCATACTTCAATGATACGGTTTTAGAACCATTATTTTGCTTGTCGATTGTTAAAAACCCCTAAGATTACCAAGATGATTTTGGATAAGTTTAACATCAATAAGCGGTAAATCCTCTTTATCTTAGCGCTCAAATGATTCAAAGTATGACAAAATTAAGCGTAAACATCAATAAAATTGCAACCATCAGAAATGCACGTGGAGGTAATACTCCGAATGTGGTGCAAGTCGCAATTGACTGCGAACGTTTTGGAGCGGCTGGAATCACCGTTCATCCAAGACCAGATGAACGACACATTACAGGGAAAGATGTCATGGATTTATCTAAAGTAGTTACTACCGAATTCAATATTGAAGGTTATCCAGATGAGCGTTTTATGCAGATGATTGAAGCTATTCGTCCTGCTCAAGCAACCTTGGTTCCAGATCCACCACATGTACTTACAAGTAATGCAGGTTGGGATACGAAAGAAAATTCAGCTGTTTTACAAGATATTATTCGCAGACTAAAATCGTGGGGAGTTCGAACATCTATTTTTGTAGATACTGATTTACAAAACATTGAATATGCATTAGAAACTGGAACAGATCGCATTGAATTATACACTGGACCTTATGCTGATAATTTCTCTATCAATAAAGAACAAGCCATCGAACCATTCATTATTGCATCCAAAAGAGCAATAGAATTAGGGTTGGGACTAAATGCTGGTCATGATTTGAATCAAGATAATTTGCGCTATTTCAAACAAAACATTCCTGAATTAGCAGAAGTCTCTATTGGTCATGCGTTGATTTCAGATGCGCTTTATTTGGGATTGGAAAATACGATTCAGAGATATAACTATTTATTGAGAGATTAAGTTATTACTCGTAAAATCAAGATTGAAAAAACAATTACCTGGGTAACTGGTGGATAATCTTACACTTATCCCTAAAAGTAATTTTAAAGTCGATTTTCCAATATTTTCTGGATGTATCCATTGATTTTTTTCTTTTGACGACGAGTTCCCTCATCATTCATTTCATTGTGTGTGATTCTTCTCAGCTGAATAATTTGAATACCAAGCGAATCACACATTTCTGGTGAAGGAATTACACCCGAATCCGCAGTCTTATCTGTAGACCTTAAACTAGAATACTGGGGACTGAAAGTGAGTGGAAATGGAATTCTCAAATGATCCAAAGTGATTACCTTTCGAATCAAGTTTGGGTAATCCTTGGCCATTAGAACACTCATGTCTCCCCCATTTGAATGTCCAATTAAGTCAACTGATTTTATAAACAAATTGGGATGTATTTCTTTGAAATGATTTAAAACAAATAAGATATTTTCTTCTCCTCGTTTCCAAAACGGCATGCGGACTTCTTGCATAACCCCTACTTTTGGAAGGAGAGAATCTCCAATTAATTCGTGTTGAATACTCAAGGTCCAATATCCTAAACCTGCCAATCTACGGGTCAAGTAAGAGTAATTGGTATAATTGGTTGGATAGTTGGAACCGTATCCATGACTGAAAATAACCAATTGAATAGTATTCGTGGAATCTTTATCCACTTTTGGAGCATACAAAGCAACAGGTATTCTTCGGAAACGAGCATTATCAAACACTTCATATTCCTCCACTAGAATTTCTCGTTGTTTTTTATTTATCTTTTTCTCAGAAATACTTTCAGTTTCAGATGACATCGATGCAAAACCAGCAATCGCTAGGATTAAGATACCTCCTAAAACTACAAAAAAGCGATTTTTCTTTTGTTTCAACATTTACTTGGAGACTAATGAAAAATTCAATCCATCAACAGTGACCGTTCTTACTTTTTCTTCGGAATCTGTAACTTTGTAAATAACTTTCATTCCTTCGCTATTTGGAACCGTTGTCATTTCCGACCAAAGATTACCCAAGCAGCTTTCTACATCTTCTGTGCGGTATTCCAACAAGTTTCCTTTGAGATCAAATTTCAATAGCATAAATCCGATTTCCATTCCTGCTCCACACATTCCATTTGGATTAGCTGTTGAAGGAGCGCTGTACCTCAATATCACCTGATAATCCATAATTGTCTTTTTAGCAACAAAAATGCTGTAACTAAAAGAAACTAATCCAAACTGATCTAAATCAATGTATTTTTTCTCATCGTTGGCTAACGGAAGTACTAAAAACTCATTGTGTTTATCCAAATAAATACTGCTTGTATTGAAAGTGACATTCAACTCTTTTTGATTGTTTTTCCAAATTCCACGGTAATTGTATTCCGAATAACTGAGCTCAATTTTTTCAGAAAACCCAGAACGATTAGTCAGCTCATCTGTGATTTCCATCGGGTTAGAAACCGTTGAAATCATTCTTTTTATGCTATCTGTCCTCAATTTATCTGTAAACGAATACAGGGTTATTCCTCCTGCATAATAAATACCAACTAAGGGAATTTCCGTTTTGACATTATCGTAATAATACCATCCTGAAACGGAAAAACTGAGCCAATTTTCAGGAGAATACTGTTCAAATTTCAAGTAAGCTGTAATGGGATATTTATCATCAATCTGACCATGTATAATCTGATCGGAAATCATAAATTCTTCAATGTAGATTTTATTTTGCTGTGCTTTCAAAGTAGAAATACTTATGATTAGCAATAAGCTTGTGAGAAGTAATTTATTCATTTCAAATTGGTTTCAACTCTAAATTACAATTAAATCTGAAAAACTTAAAATTGAAAGTTTGAAGCAAAAAAAATCCGACAGTGATAGTCTGCCGGATTTCCATGTGTTAGTTAATTTAAATCACTCCGTGAACGGTAGCATCGTCATCTCCTTCGAGATTTATTTTCTTTCTTGTAAATTTCGCTTGCAATCTGTCAACGACATAATACATAATCGGTACTACAATAATAGTCAAGAACATTGAACTTGTCAAACCACCTATCAAAATCCATGCTAATCCATTCTTCCATTCTGCACCAGAACCCGTTGCAGTAGCAATTGGAATCATACCAACAACCATTGCAATTGTTGTCATAAGAATTGGTCTCATCCGTTCACGAACAGCTTCTAAAAGAGCATTATACGTAGAACGACCTTCCGTTTTCAAGTGATTGGTGAAATCCACAATCAAAATGGCATTCTTGGCTACCAATCCAAGGAGCATCAACATACCCAGCATCGTAAATATCCCCATATTCGAAGATGTTAAATTCAGTGCTAAGATTGCTCCAATCAATGAAACCAAAATAGAGAATAGTACTACAAATGGATAAACAAAATTATCATAAAGCGCCACCATAATCAAATAAACGAGGATCAATCCAATCCCCATCGCAGTACCAAGTGCTCCCATGGACTCTTTCTGACGTTTTACTTCACCTCCCCAAAGCATACGCACATTCTTATCTAACGGTGCTTTTTTCAGATAATTCGTGATTGAATCAGCAACTGATCCAGCAGCCGTTCCCAATACATAAGATCTCAAAGTTGTATTTGAAATACGATTTTTGCGTTCCAACTGACCATAACCATTTTCAATAGATACATCTGCAAACTCACTCAACCGAACTTGCTTTCCATCATTGGTAACAAAGGTCATTTCATTGATATTATCCATGTTACTGCGATCATACTTATCCAACATGATTCGAATATCGTATTCCTCACCCTTGATATCAAAACGCGCGTCATCATTTCCAGTTAAACCATTTTGCAGCTGCATTCCTACACTCGCAATTGGCAAACCTAACTGCCCCATTTTCTCACGATTCAATTCAATCCGAACTTCTGGAGAAAACTCATCTGTAGAAATCGATGGATCTTTTGCTCCTGGGATACTTAAAATTTTCGTTTTCAATCTTCGCGCTTCTCTCATCAATAAATCAGAATCATCTGAAGAAAGGAAAATTTCAATTGGTGCCTCTTCCGAATCAACCATTCCCATATTCAAAGCCTTCACTTCTACCCCAGGATATTTGTTTTGAATTTTCATTCTGATTTCATTCATGTATTTCAAAGTAGGATACTTCTTCTGCATATCCTTCTTCATTTTAACCGTGATCTCAGATCTATTCTCCTGACCGAAAGAAGCCGCTCCCATCCCTGAAGAGGGGCCACCAACATTCGAGAAGACAATATCGACAATATTATTCTTCTGAGACAGAATCATTTGCTCAATTTCAAGTGTGGTGGTATTATTCTCTTCAAAAGTGGTGCTCTTATCGTACTTCAACTTAATCATGAATTTACCTTGATCTCCCTGAGCAACAAACTCCTGTCCTACGATTCCAAGTCCCATGGTTGCCATACTTGCAAAGAAAATTGCAATAACTCCAAGTCCCATAATCAATTTATGTTTCAAAGACCAAGCAACCAATTTCACATACCCATTTGTAAAGGAATTGATACCGCTTTCAAACCACATTAAGAAACGTTGGAATGGATTTTTCCGATTTAGTTTCACTTCCTTAGCCAAACGTGAAGCCAGCCATGGAGTCAAGGTAAAACACACCAATAAAGACATCAGGGTTGATACCACAACTACAATCGAGAACTGACGCAAAATATCTGAAATTGTTCCTTCAATAAAGACAACAGGAGAGAATACCACGACATCCACTAAAGTAATTGCCAATGCAGTAAATCCAATCTCATTTCGTCCATCCAAGGCCGCTTTTCTTCTTCCTTTCCCCATTTGTAAGTGGCGGTAAATATTTTCCAAAACCACGATGGAGTCATCCACGAGAATACCAATTACGAGCGACATTGCCAAAAGCGTCATCAAGTTCAAGGTATACCCCAACATATACATTGCAATAAATGTCGAAATTAATGATGCAGGAATTGCAATCAATACA from Fluviicola taffensis DSM 16823 carries:
- a CDS encoding T9SS type A sorting domain-containing protein, whose amino-acid sequence is MKKHIITITFLVALLCHSQNLVPNGNFEAGSYDGGSEPIEFYSGTYTGNWWSDLTSSSTHHRFDNSMQGTWYVAKADKTYNGKRRDSPDWIDPNIWYNTEHGGNCTETRYVRSAYPTESIMVKMADGHKLVKGQTYTFKIKARGGKGTEFPSHQFRLAFTADPEGLYCLNKKKWYVKEFYVENSCDWHYFEHTFTVPDNDDKKYEDMGWLVLNVNYYRDGSNEPNDYGAVFNFDDVVLTIEPKCIDTRYIQDRVYAQGEHKIEQANVEIRAGAHVSPYSWQSQFPVVLKPTSMVIYRAPTVYLEPGFFIEEDGSYFETQVGTCVEDPCPGVPNFTPPPIAQCTGSFTLGNDFLETPGVFYVWEPANYFSAPWSRVTNVTRPPNDDGCVDAKLTIWTICGAIQVHNFKLQFIDAAPTIDIANVTMSQTGISGYINLQNTSEYTIQGINTVTGAIVFEDEYEWDCQNGSQHIPFSVNHCTGNLCQNLEIKITASNPCFGSVSESLQWQAPNVPDYDLQVSNLVSNDFEFHFDWTIPTTYEYVKVQVWNEAKTEKICEWNYNRCSNPINLNNPYHFDIRNCLGDGCFSQCENYKILLETKQYCNALVSHKEISWNKSSTTFAMPVNYPNIITANNDGVNDVLCFEPTGADSYHIYVNNRWGTPEYEDEGCVDELPICVWVPSSNLDDANYFYTIQFSNQCGYADEHTAIILVIMGIPQNNQPQEAQNSGLSIVMDEIVTVPKVSKDNISLSWSVNAYPNPAEDMVFIQSSEEITRITLRDVLGKEILSKKINDMNTSISISNYASGYYILDVNSQAGVKSINLIKR
- a CDS encoding YdcF family protein; this translates as MRIVKFSFLSLLVMVLSACGIFSPSPLKTNQKSLKKAPYDAIIVPGVPFDGKHWSETMKMRVQWGAYLYRKGVTKNIIYSGSSVYTEYEEAAVMALYGEALGIPKEHIFTDPRAEHTTENIYYSYRVAKKNGFQKIALATDPFQLNGMRKFIKKFDLPVDLLPIIKDTLLKQDLSEPRIDPSSAKRANFVSIVDRQSKWQRLRGTFGQHIRWKEEDLKTKHLRKKYSDRME
- a CDS encoding pyridoxine 5'-phosphate synthase; this encodes MTKLSVNINKIATIRNARGGNTPNVVQVAIDCERFGAAGITVHPRPDERHITGKDVMDLSKVVTTEFNIEGYPDERFMQMIEAIRPAQATLVPDPPHVLTSNAGWDTKENSAVLQDIIRRLKSWGVRTSIFVDTDLQNIEYALETGTDRIELYTGPYADNFSINKEQAIEPFIIASKRAIELGLGLNAGHDLNQDNLRYFKQNIPELAEVSIGHALISDALYLGLENTIQRYNYLLRD
- a CDS encoding alpha/beta fold hydrolase yields the protein MLKQKKNRFFVVLGGILILAIAGFASMSSETESISEKKINKKQREILVEEYEVFDNARFRRIPVALYAPKVDKDSTNTIQLVIFSHGYGSNYPTNYTNYSYLTRRLAGLGYWTLSIQHELIGDSLLPKVGVMQEVRMPFWKRGEENILFVLNHFKEIHPNLFIKSVDLIGHSNGGDMSVLMAKDYPNLIRKVITLDHLRIPFPLTFSPQYSSLRSTDKTADSGVIPSPEMCDSLGIQIIQLRRITHNEMNDEGTRRQKKKINGYIQKILENRL
- a CDS encoding efflux RND transporter permease subunit yields the protein MTLTELSIKRPSFIIVIFTILIGGGLISYNQLSYELLPDFSPPILTVTTLYPGASPATVETQVAKPLEDALSGLENISEVTTFSMDNASVVMLEFKASADIDMALEDAQRKVNNILNDLPEGAKAPIIAKIEPNASPVLQVSAIAKNMDDRDFMELMDKQLLPQIKQTKGVAEVQVIGGEKRAFRVDVDKDKLKMYGLSLAQVNQIVAAANVEFPTGKLKSETEQMTVRLAGKFQTVDDLRNLIIYTDGTSSVRLGDVADVADGSEDVITVSRYNGINGIGLRVKKQSDANAVDMANLTKQKFKEIEAKYKKEGIKFTVATDTSLPTIESVDAVLHDLELAVLLVAAVMMLFLHSLRNAMIVLIAIPASLISTFIAMYMLGYTLNLMTLLAMSLVIGILVDDSIVVLENIYRHLQMGKGRRKAALDGRNEIGFTALAITLVDVVVFSPVVFIEGTISDILRQFSIVVVVSTLMSLLVCFTLTPWLASRLAKEVKLNRKNPFQRFLMWFESGINSFTNGYVKLVAWSLKHKLIMGLGVIAIFFASMATMGLGIVGQEFVAQGDQGKFMIKLKYDKSTTFEENNTTTLEIEQMILSQKNNIVDIVFSNVGGPSSGMGAASFGQENRSEITVKMKKDMQKKYPTLKYMNEIRMKIQNKYPGVEVKALNMGMVDSEEAPIEIFLSSDDSDLLMREARRLKTKILSIPGAKDPSISTDEFSPEVRIELNREKMGQLGLPIASVGMQLQNGLTGNDDARFDIKGEEYDIRIMLDKYDRSNMDNINEMTFVTNDGKQVRLSEFADVSIENGYGQLERKNRISNTTLRSYVLGTAAGSVADSITNYLKKAPLDKNVRMLWGGEVKRQKESMGALGTAMGIGLILVYLIMVALYDNFVYPFVVLFSILVSLIGAILALNLTSSNMGIFTMLGMLMLLGLVAKNAILIVDFTNHLKTEGRSTYNALLEAVRERMRPILMTTIAMVVGMIPIATATGSGAEWKNGLAWILIGGLTSSMFLTIIVVPIMYYVVDRLQAKFTRKKINLEGDDDATVHGVI